The DNA sequence GTGATGACCTGGGTTTCATCGGCGCAAGCAGCCTTGAGGTGGTTCATCGAATAATGGGCGTATTTGTCGAACACCATGACGGGCGGCCGATTGTCGGTGAAGGCGCCACTGGCCAGCAGCGGCAGGATCCCCGCGCTTGCGGCACTGCAAGACAGGGCACTGAGGCAGCTGGCACCAAACAATTCCGACAACTGGGTTTCGTACTGGTCCAGGATCGCCAGCTTGCAGCGATTTTTTGAGTTGGCGACACGCAGGGTGCCGGTTTCCCACAGGGCGGTCATGGCACCGTCGAGCAGCGCGGGGTGGTAATCCAGGCCCAGGTAGGAGGTGGTGCAGAAGTGATGGAAGGTCCGACCGTATTGGTCGACCAGGACATTGGGTGTCTTGACCTCGACATTCAGGCCCGAGATTTTTCCGATCTCGGCGTTCTTCCAATCCTGGTCTGCCAGGGAAATGACCTTACGGTAGTTGGTGAACTGATGAGTCGATTGTGCGGTAGGGTTCATAGTGCGATTACATTCCTTGGTTAACGATGCTGTCCGTGGGGTGTTTCAATAATCGGTGTGTTTCCAGACTTTACAGATCGTTGGGCAGGGCTTTGAATCGGCTATTTCCGGCATGTTTGAGTGTTACCGGAGACTTCTGTGTAGGATCTTGCCTAGGAGCTTGGGCGGGGAATCCATTTGCGGTGTCGGAGCTTGGCAGCGCTATGTCTTTGACCCCTAGGCCTGTTGCGTTTGGCCTATCATTGTTTTCCAGAGGTTACCCACGGATGCTCTCAGGCTTCAATCATCTGACCCTTGCCGTCACGGACCTGGACCGAAGCGTGGTTTTTTATGGCGAGCTTTTGCAGCTTCGTATAGAGGCCAAGTGGGACCGCGGGGCCTATCTGTCGTTGCCTGGATTGTGGTTGTGCCTGGCTCTTGACCCGTTGCGCAAGGCCGCGCCGGCGGCGGACTACACCCATTACGCCTTCAACATCAGTGCCGAGCATTTCCCCCAACTTGTGGCGCGGCTGAATGCAGCCGGGGTGGCGTCGTGGCGGGACAACCGTAGCGAGGGCGATTCGTTTTACTTCCTCGATCCGGACGGTCACAAGCTTGAAATCCATGTGGGAGACCTGGCCTCCAGGCTGAAGGCTTGTCGGCAGGCTCCGTATCCCGCCATGGAGTTCTTTACCGATCCGTGAAGCGTGAACGGGCGCCGCGTCGTAACGAATAACGACACCAAGGGCCTCGCCCAGATCTATCCTGACCGCATACGCTATCCTCATGGGTACCAGGCTCTGCGTCGCGTACCACCCCCACGCAAGGTTCCGCTCACTTCTGCATCATACGGATGACCTCCAGCCCCATGGACACTCGAAGTTCCGCGCCGTTGGCCAGTTACATCGACCTTCTGCTGGACGCCGTGTGTGCCGTCGACGGTCAAGGGCGTTTCGTGTTTGTCAGTGCCGCCTGCGAACGCATTTTCGGTTACACCCCGCAGGAGCTGATCGGCCAGCCGATGATCGAGATGGTGCACCCTGCCGACCGCCAGCGAACCTTGGAGGCGGCGAGGGAGGTCATGGGCGGCGAACCCAAGCTCAATTTCGAGAACCGCTACCTGCGCAAGGACGGTCGGGTCGTGCACATCCTGTGGTCGGCGCGTTGGTCACCGGTGGATCAATTGCGGATCGCCGTGGCGCGGGACATTACCGAGCGCAAGCAGGCCGAGTCCCGACAAGCGGCGCTGTACGCGATTTCCGAGGCGGCCCATGCCGCGGCGGATCTGCTGGCGTTGTTCAAGCGCATCCACCTGATCATTGGCGAGTGGCTGCCGGCGCTGAATTTTTCGGTGGCGCTGTATGACGAGCAATGCGCGCAACTTAATTTTCCTTACCACGTCGATGACTCGGAACGGCAACCCGAATTACCCGGCACGATCACGGGGCGTCTGTGCGCCGAGGTGATTCGCAGTGGCCAACCCATCCTGTTGACGCCCGGTTGCAGCGAGCTGACGCCGGGGTTTTGCGACCTTGTGGCGCTGCCGGACGCGCCCTGTTGGCTGGGCGTGCCGCTGAACTCGCAGAACGGCACGATTGGCGCTCTGATCGTCAAGAGCGCGCCGAACAACGCACGT is a window from the Pseudomonas brassicacearum genome containing:
- the fos gene encoding fosfomycin resistance glutathione transferase — protein: MLSGFNHLTLAVTDLDRSVVFYGELLQLRIEAKWDRGAYLSLPGLWLCLALDPLRKAAPAADYTHYAFNISAEHFPQLVARLNAAGVASWRDNRSEGDSFYFLDPDGHKLEIHVGDLASRLKACRQAPYPAMEFFTDP
- a CDS encoding diguanylate cyclase domain-containing protein, whose product is MDTRSSAPLASYIDLLLDAVCAVDGQGRFVFVSAACERIFGYTPQELIGQPMIEMVHPADRQRTLEAAREVMGGEPKLNFENRYLRKDGRVVHILWSARWSPVDQLRIAVARDITERKQAESRQAALYAISEAAHAAADLLALFKRIHLIIGEWLPALNFSVALYDEQCAQLNFPYHVDDSERQPELPGTITGRLCAEVIRSGQPILLTPGCSELTPGFCDLVALPDAPCWLGVPLNSQNGTIGALIVKSAPNNARYTEQDKELLQYVCAQITTAIERQQLHARLQHMAQYDQLTQVPNRELLRDRFKAALATARAASGRMALLYIDLDRFKQINDTYGHGVGDMLLQAVASRLKGCVRDTDTVARIGGDEFVVLLHSIQVLEDAHRVQEKIRHALAQPLRLDGHCLSIEPSIGVACFPEDGTEDVALFRHADAAMYAAKRHNHKVFGI